The following are encoded in a window of Methanobrevibacter ruminantium M1 genomic DNA:
- a CDS encoding DNA glycosylase: protein MSSQKINSLIDLNLTQYSGQTSQSPWRHNSMENIDKFDELIYLKVPSIIDGLDDKTINLNGLPVLLNLSQDKDNINGFEYTYSLPQKVEKQAFSIGQDNLSKKELQSIEREIDSNLNNIYDLEFDLEKFYEFLLEDEKLAPSVDFCKGLRLFIAKDPFECIISSICSANNSIARWTASIDKIKLNWGEKVEFDEGMFYGFPSPKDFLDFYETPIEQSEADGRRYEVDCYTKNLKSCGVGYRAPYMKKASQMLIDEIDMNDVSKMAYDEAFDLILRLPGVGPKVADCILLYGFGFQEAFPSDVWIKRIVSHLYFDGEDISADKTREFGIERFGDYAGYAQLYLFHYARKSGLMDEIKNK from the coding sequence ATGTCTAGTCAAAAAATCAATTCCTTAATCGATCTTAATCTTACCCAATATTCAGGCCAAACTTCACAGTCTCCATGGAGACATAATTCTATGGAAAATATTGATAAGTTTGATGAGCTAATTTACTTAAAAGTTCCTTCAATTATTGATGGACTTGATGATAAAACTATCAATTTAAATGGACTTCCAGTTCTTTTAAACCTATCACAAGATAAAGATAATATAAATGGTTTTGAATATACATATAGTTTACCTCAAAAAGTAGAAAAACAAGCATTTTCTATAGGGCAAGACAATCTTTCAAAGAAGGAACTTCAATCCATTGAAAGAGAAATAGACTCAAATCTAAATAACATCTATGACTTGGAATTTGACCTTGAAAAGTTCTATGAGTTTCTTTTAGAGGATGAGAAGCTGGCTCCTTCAGTTGATTTTTGTAAGGGATTGAGACTATTTATTGCAAAGGATCCTTTTGAATGCATAATATCCTCAATTTGTTCAGCTAACAATTCAATTGCTCGTTGGACTGCTTCAATAGATAAGATAAAGTTAAACTGGGGAGAAAAGGTGGAATTTGATGAAGGTATGTTTTATGGTTTTCCATCTCCTAAAGACTTTTTAGACTTTTATGAAACTCCTATTGAACAGTCAGAGGCTGATGGACGTAGGTATGAGGTGGATTGCTACACAAAAAATCTTAAATCATGTGGAGTTGGATATAGGGCTCCATATATGAAAAAGGCAAGTCAGATGCTTATTGATGAGATAGATATGAATGATGTTTCAAAAATGGCTTATGATGAGGCATTTGATCTTATTTTAAGATTGCCGGGAGTTGGTCCTAAGGTGGCTGATTGCATATTGCTGTATGGATTTGGATTCCAGGAGGCTTTCCCATCTGATGTCTGGATAAAGAGGATAGTTTCTCATCTTTACTTTGATGGGGAAGATATCTCTGCAGATAAGACTAGGGAGTTTGGAATAGAGCGCTTTGGTGATTATGCAGGATATGCACAGCTTTATCTATTCCATTATGCACGTAAATCTGGTTTAATGGATGAGATTAAGAATAAATAG